The following nucleotide sequence is from Anaerolineales bacterium.
GGAGACGTCCGCCCCGTCGAGGCAGATGGCGTTTGCCAACTTGCGGCCGATCGAGATCACCGGGTGACGTAGCGGGATGTGCGTTTCGCCGTTGACGATCACGAATGCCCCGGGTGGCCCTTGCGCAGCCTGCAGACTCTCCACCCTGGCCGTGAGTGTGTCGTCCATGGCTGTCAGGCCGTGCCAGGCTATCGCTCGGCACTCGCCCGGAGGTACCGATGGATCGGCGACAACCCGCAACGCAACTCCGTTCGGGGCCGAGAAACCCTTGCTGCGCGCCGCTTCGACCACCAGGTCCGCCAGGTGGGCCTCCAGGCCTGAAACCTTGCCCTCGATCTGGGCTAGAGCCTGGGGATGGAACGAGACCAGGAAGTGATCGGGCGCCAAGGGTGCGCCCCCGGGCACGGGGACTGCTCCCTGATCCAGCGCCAGGAGAAGCTGAGAGAGGACCCTATCCGGCTGCTGGGAGGCACCCAGCCAGCGCGGCAGGTGTTGTTCGATCAGACGGCGCAGGCGCGCTTCCCAGACAGAGAACGTCGACATTGTGCGGGGATTATACGTGGGGACGGGATTGCCTGGCGTGCCCCGCAGCCAGGCGAGGATGACTAGCCGGAAGGCTTCTTGAACTTCGACGTGCGCCTGACCAGGTCGGTCGGGATGCGCAGGTCTAGCGGGGTGATCGTGTCCAGGTCCATGCGCGGTTTGGATGGCGGTTTGTACGGGGGCGCGAAGTCTGGCGGTCCAGCCGGGTCCTCACCATAGATCAAGTCGACATTGGCCAGCGCAATGACATCTCCCGGTTCGAGGGTCTTCTCTCGCACCAACTGGCCGTTGACGCGAGTCCCCGTAGTCGAGTCCAGATCAAACAGGACGTAGCGGCCTTCTCGGGCGCGCAGCTCGGCATGCCGCCGCGAGACGTGGGGGTCGCCCAGGAGCAGGTCGTTCTCCGGGCTGCGGCCAATGGCGACTACGGACTTCCTCAGCGGGAAGTGGCGCCTGCCCTCGACGACCAGGAATGCGCCCGTCGGGATGTCTTCGGAGCCGGCCGGTTCCAGGTTCATGTTCTCGGTCAGCTGCAGCGGATCACGGCTGTGCCATGTGATCAGGCGCGCCGTCTTCTCCCGCAGGGTCGGGTCGCTGGCGATCGTGACGTGGGGAGCGCGCAACAGGACGAACCCGCAAGCCTGCAGCGCCTCGGCCAGTGCAGCCGAGAGCTCCTCTTGCACGGGACCCATGGGCTTCTCGGCGTGAGCCAGGTCTTTCGATGACAGGCTCAGCGTGTACTGGTCGGGCGCGTAGCGCCGGCCCTGGGCATCGGTGCGCGAGGCGGCACGGATCTCGTCCCCAAATTGCCGCGCCAGGTCGGCGGCGGAGAGACGCGGGCCGGCGAGCCGCGGCAGGATGATTTCAAGCCGAGGCTGGAGGCGTGCCTGGATGCGGGAGACGGTTTCGGCCATAGGGTTCCTGGATTATAAAGGGTTGGGCATGACTATCCCATGGGAGCTTCGACTATACTGGAATCGTGGCACTCGAACCCTACCGCGAGATCGATCACACTGCCGATGTAGCCCTGAGAGTCCATGGCCACGACCTGGCCGAACTCCTGGTCAACGCCGCCAATGGAATGGTTGAGCTGGCCGGCATAGAGACCCAGGCCGGGCCCCGCGGCCTGCACCCGCTGAACTTGTGCGCGCCCGACGCCGAGACCCTGCTCGTCACCTGGCTTGAGGAGATTCTCTCACAAGCCGAGACCGAGCACACCCTACTGGAGGACTACACCATTCGGGTGACCAATTCGACCGTCCTTGAAGGCGAGGCCTGGACAGCGCCCATCCGACACATCGGCAAGGAGATCAAGGCGGTGACCTTTCACGATCTGGAGATTCGCCCCGGCGGAAGCGGGCTCGAAGCCACGATCGTGTTCGACGTGTAGACTCTCAGGCCGGGATGCCCAGCAAGCAGGACTTTCGTCGTATCTCACCCTACCGCTGGGAGTTGCCGCGCAGCTTCCGGGAGGACATGCGCGTCCCTGTGCTGGTCTTCGCCACTGACCGCCTGCTGGAAGGCGCCTTGGGTGATGCCTCCCTCGACCAGGCCGTGAATGCCGCCACGCTGCCCGGGCTGGTCGGTCAGGTATGCGTGATGCCGGATGTCCACCAGGGGTACGGCTTTCCGATCGGCGGTGTGGCAGCCAGCCTGGTCAGCGAGGGTGTGGTCTCGCCAGGGGCAATCGGGTACGACATCAACTGCGGTGTTCGGCTGCTCGTCGGTCAGATTGAGGCCGAGGCCGCCCGCCCCTACCTGGCGGAGCTTGCTTCGGCGCTATATGCCAATTGCCCTAGTGGAGTGGGCGTCAAAGGCAGCCTGGCGCTGGGTGCATCCGAACTGGACCGGGTATGCCGCGACGGCGCTGCTTGGGCCCACCGCCAGGGCTATGCCTCCGCCGAGGATCTGACGAATACAGAAGAAGCCGGCCGGATCGCCGGGGCTGACCCGGCCCACGTCAGCCCACGGGCCAAGGAGAGAGGCCGGCCGCAGCTCGGCACCCTCGGTGCAGGCAATCATTTCATTGAGGTTGAGGTCATCGACGAGGTGTTCCACCCGGCCGCAGCCCAGGCGATGGGCCTGGTTCAGGGCAATCTGGCCGTGCAGATCCACTGCGGCTCCCGCGGCTTTGGCCATCAGATCTGCTCCGACTACGTCCGCGAGCTGCAGTCCGCCGTCAAGCGCTACGGCATCCAACTCCCCGATCGGGAATTGGTCTGCGCGCCCATCGGGTCTCCGGAAGGCCAGCGATACCTCTCGGCCATGGCTTGTGCCGCTAACTACGCCTTTGCCAACCGGCAGATTCTGGCGCACCATGTGCGCCGCTCTTTTGAGCAGGTATTTGCCGGCCACCTGCGCGGTTGGCAGCTGCACCAGGTGTACGACATCGCCCACAACATGGGCAAAATCGAGCAGCACACCGTTGAGGGTCGCCGGCTGGAAGTGTGTGTGCACCGCAAGGGCGCGACCCGCGCCTTTGGCCCGGGGTTTCACGATCTGCCGGAGCACTACCGGCCACTCGGCCAGCCGGTGTTGGTGCCTGGAAGCATGGGGACCGCTTCCTGGGTTCTGCTGGGAACAACCGGGAGTATGGAGCTGTCATTCGGGTCTTGCTGTCACGGTGCTGGGCGGGTGATGAGCCGCAAGCAGGCGAAGCGCTCGATCCGCGGTGAGCAGCTGCGCCACGACCTCGAGGACAAGGGGATTCGGATTCGCACCGGTTCGCTTCCCGGCCTCGCCGAGGAGGCGCCG
It contains:
- a CDS encoding RtcB family protein translates to MPSKQDFRRISPYRWELPRSFREDMRVPVLVFATDRLLEGALGDASLDQAVNAATLPGLVGQVCVMPDVHQGYGFPIGGVAASLVSEGVVSPGAIGYDINCGVRLLVGQIEAEAARPYLAELASALYANCPSGVGVKGSLALGASELDRVCRDGAAWAHRQGYASAEDLTNTEEAGRIAGADPAHVSPRAKERGRPQLGTLGAGNHFIEVEVIDEVFHPAAAQAMGLVQGNLAVQIHCGSRGFGHQICSDYVRELQSAVKRYGIQLPDRELVCAPIGSPEGQRYLSAMACAANYAFANRQILAHHVRRSFEQVFAGHLRGWQLHQVYDIAHNMGKIEQHTVEGRRLEVCVHRKGATRAFGPGFHDLPEHYRPLGQPVLVPGSMGTASWVLLGTTGSMELSFGSCCHGAGRVMSRKQAKRSIRGEQLRHDLEDKGIRIRTGSLPGLAEEAPQAYKDVEAVVEVVTAAGIAAKVARLRPLAVIKG
- a CDS encoding FHA domain-containing protein translates to MAETVSRIQARLQPRLEIILPRLAGPRLSAADLARQFGDEIRAASRTDAQGRRYAPDQYTLSLSSKDLAHAEKPMGPVQEELSAALAEALQACGFVLLRAPHVTIASDPTLREKTARLITWHSRDPLQLTENMNLEPAGSEDIPTGAFLVVEGRRHFPLRKSVVAIGRSPENDLLLGDPHVSRRHAELRAREGRYVLFDLDSTTGTRVNGQLVREKTLEPGDVIALANVDLIYGEDPAGPPDFAPPYKPPSKPRMDLDTITPLDLRIPTDLVRRTSKFKKPSG
- a CDS encoding DUF3662 and FHA domain-containing protein, encoding MSTFSVWEARLRRLIEQHLPRWLGASQQPDRVLSQLLLALDQGAVPVPGGAPLAPDHFLVSFHPQALAQIEGKVSGLEAHLADLVVEAARSKGFSAPNGVALRVVADPSVPPGECRAIAWHGLTAMDDTLTARVESLQAAQGPPGAFVIVNGETHIPLRHPVISIGRKLANAICLDGADVSRAHAQIRARGGRFVLFDLASASGCRVNGRVVGECLLHSGDVIEIGSFSLVYGEDPVEEGGASGDFTPQLRPVAGDSQESPAATADGA
- a CDS encoding archease, giving the protein MALEPYREIDHTADVALRVHGHDLAELLVNAANGMVELAGIETQAGPRGLHPLNLCAPDAETLLVTWLEEILSQAETEHTLLEDYTIRVTNSTVLEGEAWTAPIRHIGKEIKAVTFHDLEIRPGGSGLEATIVFDV